One window from the genome of Bacillus rossius redtenbacheri isolate Brsri chromosome 12, Brsri_v3, whole genome shotgun sequence encodes:
- the LOC134537316 gene encoding slit homolog 3 protein-like — MAALLLLGLCLGPAQAAGTTCPVTWFSPQGADCSRRGLRGVPACLPRSLTALLLEGNSVAPREDLFSSFSHLAELSLANNSMAALPERVFSGLQLLSLNLSHNSLKTLHCNLFSGLNQLRQLSLAHNQLSFLNPKLFNELKNIKLVDVSYNKLIILKCRVLFQSCPLLETLIASFNHIASYSLPNSAYNLRRIDLSHNNITTVYQLRYWYLEYADFSYNAISKVLLYIFGGEVKVINFSYNNISLIRVDLNLDSIGSNPVSYLMSTANLLLAGNRLEEIDTMLIASARNFIELSGNNISTIHLRSEQQGMGISVEHIDLSDNPFLTVSADVLKELVNIKRIDLSGNKIGLNNLAMFGDIVGSASLNLLNLADCLLCEFLPANFLARYYNVTDKVLISCFSGEHSRGHMGDHRKVSYDFPPDLSLNSSETTDCQPDADVDASPQTLSCPGECICAVCGRRSGVCLHCSHSGVTTMTPVTTTFTIVYFSYNDIRRVDQEFFVNQQGLLELHLNHNAVEALAPGIFGGLHDLMVLSLRKNQLQTIPEGLFSSLSNLEFIDLAENRIKTVEAGAFRGLVKLSVLNMGNNSIASLPGEVFEHTPHLTGLVLENNNLTSLSAHLFRGLRRLVILYMSNNPAGDIPEDLFKDLRTLLELRMNNLSLRALPVGALSPLRGLNVLDIGQNQIRSLTRAHFAGTRSLMDLFVDVLPGVDASHEAALAYKNITLVDFWFQRPWFQHLYLSGHPLCRSPERERVVDYLFTSEYQNVLCY; from the coding sequence ATGGCGGCGCTGCTGCTGCTCGGGCTGTGCCTCGGGCCCgcgcaggccgcagggaccacgtGTCCCGTCACGTGGTTCTCCCCGCAGGGCGCCGACTGCTCCCGCCGCGGGCTGCGGGGGGTCCCTGCCTGCCTGCCGCGCAGCCTCACTGCGCTGCTGCTGGAGGGCAACTCCGTGGCCCCTCGCGAGGACCTCTTCAGCAGCTTCAGCCACCTGGCCGAGCTGTCCCTCGCCAACAACAGCATGGCCGCGCTGCCGGAGCGCGTGTTCAGCGGTCTGCAGCTGCTGTCCTTGAATCTGTCCCACAACAGTCTCAAAACATTACACTGCAATTTGTTCAGTGGCCTGAATCAGCTACGACAACTTTCCCTGGCACACAATCAACTTTCCTTTCTGAATCCTAAACTGTTCAATGAACTTAAGAATATCAAGTTGGTCGACGTCAGCTATAATAAGCTAATTATCCTCAAATGCAGAGTTTTATTTCAGTCATGTCCGTTACTGGAGACTCTGATTGCTTCTTTTAACCACATAGCTTCTTACAGTCTTCCCAACTCTGCATATAATCTGAGGCGTATCGATCTGAGCCATAATAATATAACCACTGTTTATCAACTTAGATACTGGTATTTAGAATACGCTGACTTTTCATACAATGCCATCAGCAAAGTGTTACTTTACATTTTTGGGGGAGAAGTTAAAGTAATTAATTTCAGTTACAATAATATAAGTTTGATTCGTGTTGACCTTAACCTAGACTCAATAGGTTCTAATCCAGTTTCGTACTTAATGTCGACTGCAAATCTCCTGCTAGCTGGAAATCGCCTTGAAGAAATAGACACGATGCTTATTGCTTCAGCCCGAAATTTTATAGAACTATCCGGTAATAACATCTCAACTATTCATTTACGCTCTGAACAACAGGGCATGGGAATAAGTGTGGAACACATTGATCTCTCTGACAATCCCTTCTTAACGGTGTCGGCAGATGTGCTGAAGGAACTGGTGAACATCAAAAGAATCGACTTGAGCGGAAACAAAATAGGTCTAAATAATCTAGCGATGTTCGGAGATATCGTCGGTTCAGCAAGTTTGAACCTCTTGAACCTCGCTGACTGCCTTCTTTGTGAGTTTCTTCCTGCGAACTTCTTGGCCAGGTACTACAATGTCACGGACAAAGTGCTGATTTCTTGTTTTTCTGGTGAACATTCCCGTGGCCATATGGGTGACCATCGTAAGGTGAGTTATGACTTTCCTCCTGACCTGTCGCTGAACAGCAGTGAGACGACCGACTGTCAACCAGACGCTGACGTCGACGCTTCACCACAGACCCTGTCTTGTCCGGGAGAGTGCATCTGCGCAGTGTGCGGCAGACGAAGTGGGGTGTGTCTGCACTGCAGTCACTCTGGAGTCACGACCATGACACCGGTCACCACAACCTTCACGATCGTCTATTTCAGTTACAATGACATACGGAGAGTGGACCAGGAGTTCTTTGTCAATCAACAAGGCTTACTCGAGCTGCACCTGAACCACAATGCCGTCGAGGCTTTGGCCCCTGGCATCTTTGGAGGACTTCACGACCTGATGGTCCTGTCTCTGAGAAAAAATCAGTTGCAGACGATACCGGAGGGTTTGTTCTCGAGTTTGAGCAACCTGGAGTTCATCGATCTTGCCGAAAACAGGATTAAAACTGTCGAAGCAGGCGCCTTTCGTGGACTTGTGAAACTCAGTGTGTTAAACATGGGCAACAATAGCATCGCAAGTCTCCCAGGTGAAGTGTTCGAACATACACCGCACTTGACCGGCCTAGTTTTGGAAAACAACAATTTGACGTCACTGAGCGCACACCTTTTCAGAGGCCTGCGCAGACTTGTAATTCTGTACATGTCGAACAACCCTGCTGGTGACATTCCCGAAGACCTCTTCAAAGACCTGAGGACACTGCTGGAGCTGCGCATGAACAACCTGAGCCTGCGAGCGCTGCCCGTCGGCGCGCTCTCCCCGCTGCGCGGCCTCAACGTGCTGGACATCGGCCAGAACCAGATCCGCTCCCTCACTCGCGCCCACTTCGCGGGCACGCGGAGCCTCATGGACCTGTTCGTAGACGTGTTGCCCGGCGTCGACGCCTCGCACGAGGCTGCGCTCGCCTACAAGAACATCACGCTCGTGGACTTCTGGTTCCAGAGGCCATGGTTTCAACATCTCTATCTCTCCGGACACCCGCTATGCCGGAGTCCAGAGCGAGAAAGAGTTGTAGATTACCTGTTCACCTCGGAATACCAAAACGTGCTGTGTTACTAG